The region GATACTGTATGCGCCCAGTTCCGGCGAGGAAACCCGTCGGGCGATCAAAGGCTATGCGCGTCGGACGGAGGACGAGGTCTTGGAAAGGGCCAAAGAGATCCGAGCGGATCTTTCCCACACCGTTGATGAGGCCAAGCGGTATCTGAAGGAGACCGAGGCGACGATTGCCGCGGCTTTGGCGGCGGGAAAGGAAGCGTTCAAGAAAGAAAAGACGGATCGGGCCTGAAATGTATGCCGTGCGATTTCACGGGCGCGGGGGGCAGGGCGCCAAGACGGCGAGCCGGATTCTCGGCACGGCGGCGTTTCTGAGCGGGTACCAGGCTCAGGATTCCCCGATCTATGG is a window of Nitrospira sp. DNA encoding:
- a CDS encoding YtxH domain-containing protein, which produces MADHHDSCSGLGVSIAFLSGAMLGAMAAILYAPSSGEETRRAIKGYARRTEDEVLERAKEIRADLSHTVDEAKRYLKETEATIAAALAAGKEAFKKEKTDRA